A single genomic interval of Polaribacter vadi harbors:
- the bamA gene encoding outer membrane protein assembly factor BamA, whose protein sequence is MKLFSATLLVFFTLFFTHSAKAQTEKDSLSTASFEKDKEYILGGISVTGLKKFSEETVKVFTGLRNGQVIKLPGDKLTSAIKKLYESKQFSNVDVYLARLDGNTVYLQFDVQELPQLNNIEVVGIRKSKAKELLKEADLKIGAMVTDNLKVTTTNYFTKKYTDKGFLKTKVNLYIKNDTSDINTVNMKVFIDKGSKIKVKNIFFNGNEAFSDKKLRKTMKNTKEKFIGRFWKASKYIEEDYQEDLENIIKEYSREGYRDARILSEGISWNDDNTININIDLEEGRQYRFSEILFVGNKEYTDEQLRGILRIDKGDVYNGEVLKERVKGDGSPTSEDLSTMYQDSGFLFSQVNAVETKVENDSITVEIRIREDEKARIRKVTVSGNDKTNDHVIFRELRVKPGDLFSRSNIIRSIREIGQLGFFDQNVSPDVIPDYQNKTADIDFTVIEKGGSQIELQGGYGGGSFIGTLGLSFNNFSIRNIFNKEAYAPLPMGDGQNLSLRLQTSRTFSTYSFSFTEPWLGGKTPQSLSFSIYSSNQYQLNPQTYDVDRSRSLGIVGASVGLGKRLKWPDDYFQLSQTVSYQSFKLNNYGFNVGGNVLSNGTLNNLAYNATLSRNSAGPSLIFPTYGSEFSIGVKATFPYSLVNDKDYSIPDGLSQAETSAAIADKYKWLEYYKLSAKGKWYTAFTDKLVLMTNAEMGYLGFYNDAVGLSPFERYFVGGDGIAVFQLDGREVIGLRGYENNRLSPLEGGSIYNKFQLELRYSITDAPSASIYTLGFLEAGNSYDNFDTFNPFELKRSAGVGVRIFMPAFGLLGIDFAHGFDPLPGLTEKSGWQTHFIIGRQF, encoded by the coding sequence ATGAAATTATTTTCTGCAACATTACTAGTGTTTTTTACACTATTCTTTACTCATAGTGCTAAAGCACAAACCGAAAAAGACTCTCTTTCAACTGCTTCATTTGAAAAAGATAAAGAATATATTTTAGGAGGAATTTCTGTTACTGGGTTAAAGAAATTTAGTGAAGAAACCGTAAAAGTATTTACAGGCTTAAGAAATGGGCAAGTCATAAAATTACCTGGTGATAAACTAACAAGTGCTATTAAAAAATTGTACGAAAGTAAGCAGTTTAGCAATGTAGATGTTTATTTAGCAAGATTAGATGGCAATACTGTGTATCTTCAGTTTGATGTACAAGAATTACCACAACTTAATAATATTGAAGTTGTTGGTATTAGAAAATCTAAAGCAAAAGAACTTTTAAAAGAAGCCGATTTAAAAATTGGAGCCATGGTTACTGACAACTTAAAAGTAACCACAACTAACTATTTTACTAAAAAATATACCGACAAAGGTTTTCTTAAAACTAAAGTTAATTTATATATTAAAAATGATACTTCTGATATTAACACTGTTAATATGAAAGTTTTTATTGATAAAGGTTCCAAGATAAAAGTTAAAAACATCTTTTTTAACGGAAACGAAGCTTTTTCAGATAAAAAACTTAGAAAAACTATGAAAAACACCAAAGAAAAATTTATTGGTCGTTTTTGGAAAGCATCAAAATATATAGAGGAAGATTATCAAGAAGATTTAGAAAATATTATAAAAGAATATAGTAGAGAAGGTTACAGAGATGCTCGTATTTTAAGCGAAGGTATTTCTTGGAATGATGATAATACTATCAATATAAATATCGATTTAGAAGAAGGAAGACAATACAGATTCTCTGAAATATTATTTGTTGGTAATAAAGAATATACTGATGAACAATTAAGAGGAATTTTAAGAATTGATAAAGGTGATGTTTATAATGGAGAAGTTCTTAAAGAACGTGTAAAAGGAGATGGTTCTCCAACTTCAGAAGATTTATCAACGATGTATCAAGATAGTGGTTTTTTATTCTCGCAAGTAAATGCTGTAGAAACAAAGGTTGAAAATGATTCTATTACTGTAGAAATTAGAATTAGAGAAGACGAAAAAGCTAGAATTAGAAAAGTAACTGTTTCTGGAAACGATAAAACAAATGACCACGTTATTTTTAGAGAACTACGTGTAAAACCAGGAGATTTATTTAGTAGAAGTAATATTATTAGATCTATTAGAGAAATTGGTCAATTAGGTTTCTTTGACCAAAATGTATCTCCAGATGTAATTCCAGATTATCAAAATAAAACTGCAGATATCGATTTTACAGTAATAGAAAAAGGTGGAAGCCAGATAGAATTACAAGGTGGTTATGGTGGAGGTTCTTTTATTGGTACTTTAGGTTTATCTTTTAACAACTTTTCTATAAGAAATATTTTTAACAAAGAAGCGTATGCTCCATTACCAATGGGAGATGGTCAAAACTTATCTTTACGTTTACAAACAAGTAGAACATTTAGTACATATAGTTTTTCTTTTACAGAGCCTTGGTTAGGTGGAAAAACACCACAATCATTATCATTTTCTATTTATTCTTCGAATCAATATCAACTTAACCCACAGACTTATGATGTTGATAGAAGTAGAAGTTTAGGGATTGTTGGAGCTTCTGTTGGTTTAGGAAAACGTTTAAAATGGCCAGATGATTATTTCCAATTATCACAAACAGTAAGTTACCAAAGTTTTAAATTAAACAATTACGGTTTTAACGTTGGTGGAAATGTTTTAAGTAATGGTACTTTAAACAACTTAGCTTATAATGCAACACTTTCAAGAAATTCTGCAGGACCAAGTTTAATTTTCCCAACATATGGATCTGAATTTTCTATTGGAGTTAAAGCAACTTTTCCTTATTCTTTAGTAAATGACAAAGATTATAGTATTCCAGATGGATTATCACAAGCTGAAACAAGTGCTGCAATTGCTGATAAATATAAATGGTTAGAATATTATAAATTAAGCGCAAAAGGAAAATGGTACACTGCCTTTACAGATAAATTGGTATTAATGACCAATGCTGAAATGGGTTATTTAGGTTTTTATAATGATGCTGTTGGTTTATCACCTTTTGAAAGATACTTTGTTGGTGGAGATGGAATTGCCGTTTTTCAATTAGATGGTAGAGAAGTTATAGGTTTAAGAGGATATGAAAATAACAGATTATCGCCTTTAGAAGGTGGTTCCATTTATAATAAATTTCAGTTAGAACTAAGATATTCTATAACAGATGCACCTTCTGCTTCTATTTATACTTTAGGTTTTTTAGAAGCTGGAAACTCTTATGACAATTTTGATACATTTAATCCGTTTGAATTAAAACGTTCAGCTGGAGTTGGTGTTAGAATATTTATGCCTGCATTCGGTTTATTAGGGATAGATTTTGCTCATGGTTTTGATCCTTTACCTGGTTTAACAGAAAAGTCTGGCTGGCAAACACATTTTATTATCGGAAGACAATTCTAG
- a CDS encoding isoprenyl transferase has translation MDKKLQIDLLKTPKHVAIIMDGNGRWAKGKGMSRIFGHRNALTAVRESVKAASQVNVEAITLYAFSTENWNRPKLEVDALMSLLINSLKKELPEFMKEGVKVNSIGSIESLPKKAQRVLNDVILETKNNTEIVLTFALSYGSREEIVNAIKNISKKVVNKELDLEKIDENTINNHLYTFNLPDVDLMIRTSGEQRISNFLLWQMAYAELYFTDILWPDFRQEHFYDAIIDYQNRERRFGKTSEQLTE, from the coding sequence ATGGATAAAAAACTACAAATCGATTTACTAAAAACACCTAAACACGTTGCCATTATTATGGATGGTAATGGACGTTGGGCAAAAGGTAAAGGAATGAGTAGAATTTTTGGACACAGAAATGCCTTAACTGCTGTTAGAGAATCTGTAAAAGCAGCCTCTCAAGTAAATGTAGAAGCAATTACTTTATACGCTTTTTCTACCGAAAATTGGAACAGACCCAAATTAGAAGTAGATGCTTTAATGAGTCTTTTAATAAACTCATTAAAAAAAGAATTACCAGAATTTATGAAGGAAGGTGTAAAAGTGAACTCAATTGGTTCTATAGAATCACTTCCTAAAAAAGCACAAAGAGTTTTAAATGATGTTATTCTTGAAACAAAAAACAATACAGAAATTGTATTAACTTTTGCTTTAAGTTATGGTTCAAGAGAGGAAATTGTTAACGCAATCAAAAACATATCTAAAAAAGTTGTTAATAAAGAACTAGATTTAGAAAAAATAGATGAAAATACTATAAATAACCATTTATATACATTTAATTTGCCCGATGTTGATTTAATGATAAGAACTAGTGGAGAACAACGCATTAGTAATTTTCTATTATGGCAAATGGCATATGCTGAATTATATTTCACAGATATACTTTGGCCAGATTTTAGACAAGAACATTTCTATGATGCCATCATAGATTATCAGAACAGAGAAAGACGATTTGGAAAAACTAGCGAACAACTTACAGAGTAA
- a CDS encoding DUF6089 family protein, with the protein MKKSILLMIFVCFSNILVGQVYEAGIFVGGSNFVGDVGRTNYIYPNEIAGTVFFKYNHNPRIAFRATYSYLPFSGNDVDADTDFKNDRGISFTNTIHELAIGLEYNFYDYDLSTPGKTWTPYITIDLAAYNYEYIVAEPQPDEFLYDSKNSFTIPFGVGFKSKLIGPLAFAVETKFRYSLNDDLDYTTETIPNLNFGGNNNDWYVFTGVSLIYTFGRPACYTTGF; encoded by the coding sequence ATGAAAAAAAGTATATTATTAATGATTTTTGTTTGCTTTTCTAATATTTTAGTAGGGCAAGTATATGAAGCAGGTATTTTTGTTGGAGGCTCCAATTTTGTTGGAGATGTTGGCAGAACCAACTATATTTATCCAAACGAAATTGCTGGAACTGTGTTTTTTAAATACAATCATAATCCAAGAATAGCATTTAGAGCTACCTATAGTTATTTACCTTTTTCAGGAAATGATGTAGATGCAGATACAGATTTTAAAAACGATAGAGGAATCAGTTTTACAAACACCATACACGAATTGGCAATAGGTTTAGAATATAATTTTTACGACTATGATTTATCTACACCAGGTAAAACATGGACTCCTTATATTACTATAGATTTGGCAGCATACAATTACGAATATATTGTTGCAGAACCACAACCTGACGAATTCTTGTACGACTCAAAAAACTCATTTACCATTCCTTTTGGAGTTGGTTTTAAATCGAAACTTATTGGGCCACTTGCATTTGCTGTTGAAACAAAGTTTCGTTATTCTTTAAACGACGATTTAGATTACACCACAGAGACAATCCCAAATTTAAATTTTGGTGGTAATAATAACGACTGGTATGTTTTTACTGGTGTATCTTTAATATATACCTTTGGAAGACCTGCTTGTTACACAACTGGATTTTAA
- a CDS encoding NAD kinase has translation MKKVAIYGQSYSISAEKEMQILLEVLNKNNIVSFIEDKFYDLLVDGNILDKKYPTFSHFSDLNNSFDAMFTLGGDGTILRAVTYIRDLNIPILGINTGRLGFLAIINKKTIKESINLILNGEFSIQERTLLSVRTSPKTASFKELDFALNEVTIARKNTTSMIGVKTSLNNEYLTNYWADGLIIATPTGSTGYSLSCNGPVISPDSKNFIITPIAPHNLNARPMVISDKTSIQLTVDSREKDFLISLDSRITTVPKNTEVFIEKAAFTIQSIIPKNQSFLQTLRTKLLWGEDTRNETNL, from the coding sequence TTGAAAAAAGTTGCAATTTACGGTCAGTCTTATTCAATTTCTGCAGAGAAAGAAATGCAGATTTTACTAGAAGTTTTGAATAAAAATAATATTGTAAGTTTTATTGAAGATAAATTTTATGATTTATTAGTAGATGGCAATATTCTAGATAAAAAATACCCAACATTTTCTCACTTTTCCGATTTAAACAACTCTTTTGACGCCATGTTTACCCTTGGTGGAGATGGAACTATTTTAAGAGCTGTAACGTATATAAGAGATTTAAACATTCCTATTTTAGGGATTAATACTGGGAGATTAGGTTTTTTGGCTATCATCAATAAAAAAACCATTAAAGAAAGTATCAACCTAATTTTAAATGGAGAGTTTTCCATTCAAGAAAGAACGTTACTTTCTGTAAGAACATCACCTAAAACAGCTTCTTTTAAAGAACTAGATTTTGCGCTAAACGAGGTTACCATTGCTAGAAAAAACACAACTTCTATGATTGGCGTAAAAACCAGTTTAAACAACGAATACCTAACTAATTATTGGGCAGATGGTTTAATTATTGCAACACCCACAGGTTCTACAGGATATTCTTTAAGTTGTAATGGGCCAGTAATTTCGCCAGATTCTAAAAACTTTATAATAACGCCAATTGCACCTCATAATTTAAATGCAAGGCCTATGGTTATTTCTGATAAAACATCAATTCAATTAACTGTAGACTCTAGAGAAAAAGATTTTTTAATTTCTTTAGATTCCAGAATTACAACAGTACCAAAAAACACGGAGGTATTTATAGAAAAAGCGGCATTTACAATTCAAAGTATTATTCCTAAAAACCAATCTTTTTTGCAAACTTTACGTACTAAATTATTGTGGGGAGAAGATACAAGAAACGAAACCAACCTTTAA
- a CDS encoding CBS domain-containing protein: MNINDYILEEIKALKLKDTVKDAQSLFKNYPITHFPVIENDKLLGSFAEDDLQTIENKEDELVSYAHLLNSFFADEKATVLELLKIFADNDTNVIPVLNKERNYIGYYDLRDVLDVFSTSPFMIEESETLIIEKLEEDYSMSEVTQIVESNGGKLLGLYISERNEGAAQITLKIVSEEINEIMHTFRRYDYKVISTHENDIYLEDLKNRSEYLQKYLEM; the protein is encoded by the coding sequence ATGAACATAAACGATTACATACTAGAAGAGATTAAAGCGCTAAAATTAAAGGACACTGTAAAAGATGCCCAAAGCTTGTTTAAAAATTACCCAATTACTCATTTTCCTGTTATTGAAAATGATAAACTATTAGGTTCTTTTGCTGAAGATGATTTACAAACTATTGAAAATAAAGAAGATGAATTAGTAAGTTATGCTCATTTATTAAATTCTTTTTTTGCTGATGAAAAAGCCACTGTTTTAGAATTATTAAAGATTTTTGCTGATAATGACACGAATGTAATTCCTGTTTTAAATAAAGAACGAAATTATATTGGGTATTATGATTTGCGTGATGTTTTAGATGTTTTTTCTACAAGTCCTTTTATGATTGAAGAAAGTGAAACTTTAATTATAGAAAAATTAGAGGAAGACTATTCTATGAGTGAAGTTACCCAAATTGTAGAAAGTAATGGAGGTAAATTGTTAGGTTTATATATTTCCGAAAGAAATGAAGGAGCTGCACAAATAACCTTAAAAATTGTATCCGAAGAAATAAACGAAATTATGCATACGTTTAGACGCTATGATTACAAAGTAATTTCTACGCACGAAAATGATATTTATTTAGAGGATTTAAAAAACAGATCTGAATATTTACAAAAATATCTTGAAATGTAA
- a CDS encoding pyridoxine 5'-phosphate synthase, with translation MTKLSVNINKIATLRNSRGGNVPNLLKVAHDIEDFGAEGITIHPRPDERHIKYQDARDLKYSVRTEFNIEGNPIKSFMDLVLETKPTQVTLVPDAVDAITSNAGWNTIEHQSFLQEVIQEFQRNNIRTSIFIDTDAKLIEAAAKTGTDRIELYTENFASEFDKGNKNAIKPYTEAAILAHKLGLGINAGHDLSLENIQFFKENIPNLAEVSIGHALIAESLYLGLENVVKMYLHRLK, from the coding sequence ATGACAAAGTTAAGTGTAAATATTAACAAAATTGCAACTTTAAGAAATTCTAGAGGTGGTAATGTGCCAAATCTGTTAAAAGTTGCTCATGATATTGAAGATTTTGGGGCAGAAGGAATTACAATTCATCCAAGACCAGATGAACGACACATTAAATATCAAGATGCTCGCGATTTAAAATATTCAGTAAGAACCGAATTTAATATTGAAGGAAATCCTATTAAATCTTTTATGGATTTAGTTTTAGAAACAAAACCAACGCAAGTAACTTTAGTGCCAGATGCTGTAGATGCAATTACCTCAAATGCGGGTTGGAATACTATTGAACATCAATCTTTTTTACAAGAAGTAATTCAAGAATTTCAAAGAAATAATATCAGAACCTCTATTTTTATTGATACAGATGCAAAATTAATTGAAGCTGCAGCAAAAACAGGAACTGACAGAATAGAATTATACACAGAAAATTTTGCTAGCGAGTTTGATAAAGGAAACAAAAACGCTATAAAACCATATACAGAAGCTGCAATTTTAGCACACAAATTAGGTTTGGGGATTAATGCTGGGCATGATTTAAGTTTAGAGAATATCCAATTTTTTAAAGAAAACATTCCCAATTTAGCAGAAGTTTCAATCGGACATGCTTTAATTGCTGAAAGTTTGTATTTAGGTTTAGAAAATGTTGTAAAAATGTATTTGCATCGTTTGAAATAG
- a CDS encoding alpha/beta fold hydrolase, with protein MKENNILHSIISGEGKPLLILHGYFGSSDNWKTLGNQFAENYQVHLIDQRNHGRSFHSDEFNYELLVDDLYAYIQHHQLGNIYLLGHSMGGKTAMLFAVKYPDLVDKLIIVDISPKEYAPHHNAILAGLNSVDFSIQNSRSLVDDKVAELIPELGVRQFLLKNVYWKEKGVLDFRFNLKSLTENNPEVGKPLPQNTTFTKETLFLKGEKSDYIIPSEHLLIDAHFPNNKIIEIKKAGHWLHAENPKDFYKEVIGFLE; from the coding sequence ATGAAAGAAAATAATATTTTACACTCTATAATTTCAGGTGAAGGAAAACCACTATTAATTTTACACGGCTATTTTGGCTCGAGTGATAATTGGAAAACTTTAGGAAATCAGTTTGCAGAAAATTACCAAGTTCATTTAATAGATCAAAGGAATCATGGACGTAGTTTTCATTCAGATGAATTTAATTACGAGCTTTTGGTTGATGATTTGTATGCCTATATTCAACATCATCAATTAGGAAATATTTATTTGTTAGGACATTCCATGGGAGGGAAAACAGCGATGTTATTTGCTGTAAAATATCCTGATTTGGTTGATAAATTAATAATTGTTGATATTTCGCCTAAAGAATATGCACCACATCATAATGCAATTTTAGCAGGTTTAAATTCGGTAGATTTTTCAATTCAGAATTCCAGAAGTTTGGTAGATGATAAAGTGGCTGAATTAATTCCAGAATTGGGTGTGCGTCAGTTTTTATTAAAAAATGTGTATTGGAAAGAGAAAGGCGTGTTAGATTTTCGTTTTAATTTAAAATCACTCACAGAAAATAACCCAGAAGTTGGCAAACCTTTACCACAAAATACAACCTTTACCAAAGAAACCTTATTCTTAAAAGGAGAAAAATCTGATTATATAATTCCTTCAGAACATTTGTTGATTGATGCTCATTTTCCTAATAATAAAATTATAGAAATTAAAAAAGCAGGCCATTGGTTGCATGCAGAAAACCCAAAAGATTTTTATAAAGAGGTAATTGGCTTTTTAGAGTGA
- a CDS encoding phosphatase PAP2 family protein translates to MKKVFVIFLFTICVSTSFSQTEKISFNLESNRNFWQKFTYDLGNMAGGMGYAYSRPLHWKKKQFANFGYVAAGTVALYTVDDDIDNWAKGWSGHTPRWLVDYGNDIGSPNNNYKLTGAVYLVGLFTDDPKLRRTGVLLISSASAAGLLQQVSKRIIGRARPRIDVGKDKFDPFHIDRVFNYDSFPSGHVMLGFTNAYAIAKQFDNPWIKAGLYTVGSIPGLSRIIDRFHWVSDVVFSTAISIFIVEAIDRFLDTKYDEKYNSVKKQKKVVWDLQVTPRTFGISMNF, encoded by the coding sequence ATGAAAAAAGTATTTGTTATTTTTCTATTCACCATTTGTGTGAGTACAAGTTTTTCACAAACTGAAAAAATCTCTTTTAATTTAGAGTCAAACAGAAATTTTTGGCAAAAATTTACCTACGATTTAGGGAATATGGCTGGTGGAATGGGTTATGCTTATTCAAGACCTTTACATTGGAAAAAAAAACAATTCGCAAACTTTGGTTATGTTGCAGCTGGTACAGTAGCTCTTTACACAGTTGATGACGATATAGATAATTGGGCAAAAGGTTGGAGTGGACATACGCCTCGTTGGTTGGTAGATTATGGAAATGATATTGGAAGTCCAAACAACAATTACAAGTTAACTGGTGCTGTTTATTTAGTAGGTTTGTTTACAGACGATCCTAAATTAAGAAGAACTGGAGTTTTATTAATTTCATCTGCATCTGCTGCTGGTTTATTACAACAAGTATCCAAAAGAATTATTGGTAGAGCAAGACCAAGAATAGATGTTGGTAAAGATAAATTTGATCCTTTTCATATAGACAGAGTTTTTAACTACGATTCTTTTCCATCAGGTCATGTAATGTTAGGTTTTACAAATGCGTATGCAATTGCGAAACAATTTGATAACCCGTGGATAAAAGCTGGTTTATACACAGTAGGTTCTATACCTGGTTTAAGCAGAATTATAGATCGTTTTCATTGGGTTTCAGATGTTGTGTTTTCTACAGCAATCAGCATTTTTATTGTAGAAGCAATCGATCGTTTTTTAGATACTAAATACGATGAAAAATACAACTCCGTAAAAAAACAGAAAAAAGTAGTTTGGGATTTACAAGTAACTCCAAGAACTTTTGGAATTTCTATGAATTTTTAA
- a CDS encoding nucleotide pyrophosphohydrolase — MSIQNAQQQVDDWIKNHGVRYFNELTNMAQLTEEVGEVARIIARRYGEQSEKESDKNKDLGEELADVMFVVLCLANQTGINLQDAFDKKLDIKTKRDHNRHHNNEKLK; from the coding sequence ATGAGCATACAAAACGCACAACAACAAGTAGACGATTGGATAAAAAATCACGGAGTTCGTTATTTTAACGAGCTTACAAATATGGCGCAATTAACGGAAGAAGTTGGCGAAGTTGCCAGAATTATTGCAAGACGTTATGGAGAGCAAAGTGAAAAAGAATCGGATAAAAATAAAGATTTAGGAGAAGAATTGGCAGATGTTATGTTTGTAGTTTTGTGTTTGGCAAATCAAACAGGCATTAACTTACAAGATGCTTTTGATAAAAAGTTAGATATTAAAACAAAACGCGATCATAATCGTCATCATAATAATGAAAAACTAAAATAA
- a CDS encoding GIY-YIG nuclease family protein: MRVYYVYILLCSDKSFYTGMTNDLERRIIEHKSGKSKDSYTSSRLPLELKWYLECSDPRDAIQYEKKIKGWSRRKKQALIDENWDDLVKFSKNYTENFNSRM, translated from the coding sequence ATGAGAGTCTATTATGTTTATATTTTACTTTGTTCTGATAAATCGTTTTACACAGGAATGACGAACGATTTAGAAAGAAGAATAATAGAACATAAGTCTGGTAAAAGTAAAGATTCTTATACAAGTTCTAGATTACCTTTAGAACTGAAATGGTATTTGGAATGTTCAGACCCTAGAGATGCAATTCAATATGAAAAGAAAATAAAAGGTTGGTCTAGAAGAAAAAAACAAGCTTTAATTGATGAAAATTGGGATGATTTAGTAAAGTTTTCTAAAAATTATACAGAAAATTTTAATTCTAGAATGTAG